The following are encoded together in the Pseudoclavibacter endophyticus genome:
- the rplT gene encoding 50S ribosomal protein L20, with the protein MARVKRSVNAKKKRRVILERASGYRGQRSRLYRKAKEQVTHSLVYSYRDRRAKKGEFRRLWIQRINAGARANGLTYNRFIQGLSLAGVEVDRRILAELAVNEPETFAALVEQAKGALPEDTSAPKAAA; encoded by the coding sequence ATGGCACGTGTCAAGCGTTCCGTCAACGCAAAGAAAAAGCGCCGCGTCATTCTCGAGCGCGCATCCGGTTACCGCGGCCAGCGGTCGCGGCTGTACCGCAAGGCCAAAGAGCAGGTCACGCACTCGCTCGTCTACAGCTACCGTGACCGCCGCGCGAAGAAGGGCGAGTTCCGTCGCCTCTGGATCCAGCGCATCAACGCCGGCGCCCGCGCCAACGGACTGACCTATAACCGCTTCATCCAGGGGCTCAGCCTCGCGGGTGTCGAGGTCGACCGCCGCATCCTCGCGGAGCTCGCCGTCAACGAGCCCGAGACGTTCGCGGCCCTCGTCGAGCAGGCCAAGGGCGCGCTGCCCGAGGACACCTCGGCACCCAAGGCTGCTGCGTAG
- the infC gene encoding translation initiation factor IF-3 gives MSEPRINDRIRSTDVRLVGPSGEQVGVVKVEVALRLAQEAELDLVEVAPNSKPPVAKIMDYGKYKYETEQKAKEARRNQANTVLKEVRFRLKIDSHDYETKLKRAIGFLESGDKVKAMIQFRGREQSRPELGVRLLQKFSEDVQDYGTVESNPTIDGRNMVMIVGPYKTKSDVKAEASARRTEAKTAARAAKHTPSPSDSETSARADAE, from the coding sequence ATCAGCGAACCACGCATCAACGACCGGATCCGCTCTACCGACGTACGACTTGTCGGGCCCAGCGGTGAGCAGGTCGGCGTCGTCAAGGTCGAGGTTGCCCTCCGTCTTGCACAGGAGGCCGAGCTCGATCTCGTCGAGGTTGCCCCCAACTCGAAGCCGCCCGTGGCCAAGATCATGGACTACGGCAAGTACAAGTACGAGACCGAGCAGAAGGCCAAGGAAGCACGCCGCAATCAGGCGAACACCGTCCTCAAAGAGGTGCGCTTCCGTCTGAAGATCGACAGCCACGACTACGAGACCAAGCTGAAGCGTGCCATCGGGTTCCTGGAGTCGGGCGACAAGGTCAAGGCGATGATCCAGTTCCGCGGCCGCGAGCAGTCGCGTCCCGAACTGGGCGTGCGGTTGCTGCAGAAATTTTCGGAAGACGTCCAGGACTACGGCACCGTCGAGTCGAACCCCACGATCGACGGTCGCAACATGGTCATGATCGTCGGCCCCTACAAGACCAAGTCGGATGTGAAGGCCGAAGCGTCGGCACGTCGGACCGAGGCGAAGACCGCGGCACGTGCCGCAAAGCACACGCCGAGTCCGTCGGACAGCGAGACCTCGGCGCGCGCAGACGCCGAATAG
- the pheT gene encoding phenylalanine--tRNA ligase subunit beta: MRVPIGWLGEVVDLADDVAPQDVLDALVRVGLEDEDTHAFEISGPVVVGQVLERVAEPQSNGKTINWCQVRVAPAGEQAADGGADVRGVVCGAHNFEAGDKVVVTLPGAVLPGAFAIAARKTYGHVSDGMIASARELGLGDDHTGILVLSRLGLDPLVGTDAIELLGLDERSVEVNVTPDRGYAMSVRGIGREYSHATGATFHDPALRPELEDIAAGALAPDAASVRVPVTVTDARAVRNQDPCPVFVGTVVTGVDASRPTPPWMVARLALAGIRSLGVLVDITNYVMIELGQPIHGYDLDQLRGGITVRRAEAGEKLRTLDGKERTLSDEDLLITDDRGPIGLAGVMGGMETELGDSTRNVLIEAANFSPISIARTARRHKLPSEASRRFERGVDPRVAVAAAARVAELMVLLAGGKVEPQGSVHARALDPEPLTLRASQPEAVMGVHYTTDEIVTSLRAVGCEVWDEADGLFGVRPPSWRPDLENEVSLIEEVGRLGGFDRIPSVLPVAPPGRGLTRVQRLRRQTADVLAAWGAVETLSYPFTNEADRDRLGRATPGAVPAIKLANALDPQNAWLRTSMLPGLLQVAHRNWARGTTDLAVFEIGTVFLPDEGRAYGTETVPGTSTPPTPAELQAIADGLPRQPRWVGAVFAGNRAPKQPGLAATPYAWQDALEAVQRIGLATAAELRVRQGSHQAFHPGRCAEVFAVDAATGEERSVGYAGELHPDVTASFDLPRVVAALDLDLDVIIESGRREVETGAIVGFPVATQDLSLVLPADVPAGDVERTIAEGAGSLLEHIDLVDDYRGAGLDEGEKSLLFALRFRAPDRTLTAAEATESKEAGAALAAERYGARIRA; the protein is encoded by the coding sequence ATGCGAGTTCCCATCGGTTGGCTCGGCGAGGTCGTCGACCTCGCCGACGACGTGGCGCCGCAAGACGTGCTCGACGCACTCGTGCGCGTCGGGCTCGAGGACGAAGACACGCACGCGTTCGAGATCTCCGGTCCCGTCGTCGTCGGCCAGGTGCTCGAGCGCGTTGCCGAGCCGCAGAGCAACGGCAAGACCATCAACTGGTGCCAGGTGCGCGTCGCCCCCGCCGGGGAGCAGGCGGCCGACGGTGGCGCCGACGTGCGCGGCGTCGTCTGCGGTGCGCACAACTTCGAGGCCGGCGACAAGGTCGTCGTGACCCTTCCGGGTGCGGTGCTGCCCGGAGCGTTCGCGATCGCCGCACGCAAGACCTACGGCCACGTGTCCGACGGCATGATCGCGTCGGCCCGTGAGCTCGGGCTCGGTGACGATCACACGGGCATCCTCGTGCTCTCGCGCCTCGGCCTCGACCCGCTCGTCGGCACCGACGCCATCGAGCTGCTGGGGCTCGACGAGCGCAGCGTCGAGGTCAACGTCACTCCCGACCGCGGCTACGCCATGTCGGTGCGGGGCATCGGGCGTGAGTACTCGCACGCGACGGGCGCGACATTCCACGATCCTGCCCTCCGCCCCGAGCTCGAGGACATCGCGGCAGGCGCGCTCGCGCCCGATGCGGCGTCCGTTCGCGTGCCCGTCACGGTGACGGATGCCCGTGCCGTGCGCAACCAGGACCCGTGCCCGGTGTTCGTCGGCACGGTCGTGACGGGCGTCGACGCCTCCCGCCCGACGCCGCCGTGGATGGTCGCCCGCCTGGCCCTCGCCGGCATCCGATCGCTCGGTGTGCTGGTCGACATCACGAACTACGTCATGATCGAGCTCGGTCAGCCCATCCACGGCTACGACCTCGATCAATTGCGCGGTGGCATCACCGTGCGCCGAGCCGAGGCCGGCGAGAAGCTGCGCACGCTCGACGGCAAGGAGCGCACGCTCAGCGACGAGGACCTGCTGATCACCGACGACCGCGGCCCCATCGGCCTCGCGGGCGTGATGGGCGGCATGGAGACCGAACTCGGCGACTCGACCCGCAACGTGCTCATCGAGGCGGCGAACTTCTCGCCGATCTCGATCGCGCGCACGGCTCGCCGGCACAAACTGCCGAGCGAGGCGTCGCGCCGCTTCGAGCGAGGCGTCGACCCGCGCGTCGCGGTCGCCGCGGCCGCGCGCGTCGCCGAGCTGATGGTGCTGCTCGCGGGCGGGAAGGTGGAGCCGCAGGGGTCGGTGCATGCCCGTGCCCTCGACCCCGAGCCTCTGACCCTCCGTGCATCCCAGCCGGAGGCCGTCATGGGCGTGCACTACACAACCGACGAGATCGTGACGTCGCTGCGCGCCGTCGGTTGCGAGGTCTGGGATGAAGCCGACGGGCTCTTCGGTGTGCGTCCGCCGAGCTGGCGGCCCGACCTCGAGAACGAGGTATCGCTCATCGAGGAGGTCGGGCGCCTCGGCGGCTTCGACCGCATCCCTTCGGTGTTGCCCGTCGCCCCGCCCGGTCGCGGACTCACGCGCGTGCAGCGGCTGCGTCGCCAGACGGCCGACGTGCTGGCGGCCTGGGGCGCCGTCGAGACCCTGAGCTACCCGTTCACGAACGAGGCCGATCGCGATCGGCTCGGCCGCGCCACACCCGGCGCCGTGCCGGCGATCAAGCTCGCCAACGCCCTCGACCCACAGAACGCCTGGTTGCGCACGAGCATGCTGCCCGGTTTGCTGCAGGTCGCGCACCGCAACTGGGCCCGTGGCACGACCGATCTCGCGGTCTTCGAGATCGGCACCGTGTTCCTGCCCGATGAGGGTCGCGCGTACGGGACCGAAACGGTGCCCGGCACGAGCACGCCCCCGACCCCCGCCGAGCTGCAGGCGATCGCCGACGGACTGCCGCGGCAGCCGCGGTGGGTGGGCGCCGTGTTCGCCGGCAACCGTGCGCCGAAGCAGCCGGGCCTCGCCGCCACCCCCTACGCATGGCAGGACGCGCTCGAGGCCGTGCAACGCATCGGGCTTGCGACGGCAGCCGAGTTGCGCGTGCGGCAGGGGAGCCACCAGGCGTTCCACCCGGGCCGCTGCGCCGAGGTGTTCGCGGTTGACGCGGCCACGGGCGAGGAACGGTCGGTCGGTTACGCCGGCGAGCTGCATCCAGACGTGACGGCCTCGTTCGACCTGCCGCGCGTCGTGGCCGCGCTCGACCTCGACCTCGACGTCATCATCGAGTCGGGTCGACGCGAGGTCGAGACGGGCGCGATCGTCGGGTTCCCGGTGGCGACGCAGGACCTGTCGCTCGTGCTGCCGGCCGACGTGCCGGCCGGGGACGTCGAGCGCACGATCGCCGAGGGCGCCGGTTCGCTGCTCGAGCACATCGACCTCGTCGACGACTATCGCGGAGCCGGGCTCGATGAGGGCGAGAAGTCCCTCCTGTTCGCGTTGCGATTCCGCGCTCCGGACCGCACGCTCACGGCCGCCGAGGCGACCGAGTCGAAGGAGGCGGGCGCGGCACTCGCGGCCGAACGGTACGGCGCCCGCATCCGGGCGTAG
- the pheS gene encoding phenylalanine--tRNA ligase subunit alpha, with protein MSETAQGFSPITPEVVGAALDAGLAAIAEAADVAALKTVRAAHLADGSPLAALNAQLRNVPSDQKKDVGKLVGGARGQLNKAYAAREVELAETEARAQLEAETVDVTAGFERDPRGARHPLPALIDRVNDIFVGMGWEVADGPELENEWYNFDALNFDADHPARAMQDTFFVEPVDRHLVLRTHTSPVQVRSLIERGAPLYVVCPGRTFRTDELDATHTPVFLQVEGLAIDRGLTMAHLRGTLEHFARAMFGPEARIRLRNNYFPFTEPSAEMDIWHPGAKGGPRWIEWGGCGMVHPNVLRAAGVDPAEYQGFAFGMGIERTLMFRNDLQDMRDMVEGDVRFSEQFGMVI; from the coding sequence GTGTCCGAAACTGCCCAGGGCTTCAGCCCCATCACTCCCGAGGTCGTCGGGGCCGCGCTCGACGCGGGCCTTGCTGCCATCGCTGAGGCGGCCGATGTCGCGGCGTTGAAGACCGTGCGCGCCGCACACCTCGCCGACGGCTCTCCGCTCGCAGCACTGAACGCACAGCTGCGCAACGTGCCGTCCGACCAGAAGAAGGACGTGGGCAAGCTCGTCGGCGGCGCTCGGGGTCAGCTCAACAAGGCGTATGCGGCTCGCGAAGTCGAGCTCGCCGAGACCGAGGCGCGGGCCCAGCTGGAGGCCGAGACGGTCGATGTCACGGCCGGGTTCGAGCGCGACCCTCGCGGTGCTCGCCACCCGCTGCCGGCGCTCATCGACCGCGTGAACGACATCTTCGTCGGCATGGGCTGGGAGGTGGCCGACGGGCCCGAGCTCGAGAACGAGTGGTACAACTTCGACGCGCTCAACTTCGACGCCGACCACCCCGCGCGCGCAATGCAGGACACGTTCTTCGTCGAGCCGGTCGATCGTCATCTCGTGCTGCGCACGCACACGTCCCCCGTGCAGGTGCGCTCGCTCATCGAGCGCGGCGCCCCGCTCTACGTCGTCTGCCCGGGCCGCACGTTCCGCACCGACGAGCTCGACGCGACGCACACGCCCGTGTTCCTGCAGGTCGAGGGACTCGCCATCGACCGCGGGCTCACCATGGCGCACCTGCGGGGCACCCTCGAGCACTTCGCGCGCGCCATGTTCGGCCCCGAGGCGCGCATCCGCCTACGCAACAACTACTTCCCCTTCACCGAGCCGAGCGCGGAGATGGACATCTGGCACCCGGGCGCCAAAGGCGGCCCGCGGTGGATCGAATGGGGCGGTTGCGGCATGGTCCACCCCAACGTGCTCCGGGCGGCCGGCGTCGACCCCGCCGAGTATCAGGGCTTCGCCTTCGGCATGGGCATCGAGCGCACCCTCATGTTCCGCAACGACCTGCAGGACATGCGCGACATGGTCGAGGGTGACGTTCGCTTCAGCGAGCAGTTCGGAATGGTGATCTGA
- a CDS encoding amino acid ABC transporter permease: protein MFDAITNNLDLWGQAIAGTLILFFGGALIALVLGFIVGAMRVSPIPIARAVATAYVELVRNTPLTLVFFIFAFAVPVILPLGQTDYLMLGICALGLYTATYVAEVLRSGINTVPVGQAEAARAIGLPFEQVMTLIVLPQAARSVVPPMMSVLIALLKNTTIAAGFSVMNLGSIRAYMSERGENAMVVLIWVAVVFVALVMLLSWAQNALERHWKVAR from the coding sequence GTGTTCGACGCCATCACGAACAACCTCGACCTCTGGGGGCAGGCCATCGCCGGCACCCTCATCCTCTTCTTCGGCGGAGCCCTCATCGCGCTCGTCCTCGGCTTCATCGTCGGCGCCATGCGCGTCTCGCCGATTCCGATCGCGCGCGCCGTGGCCACGGCCTACGTGGAGCTCGTGCGCAACACGCCTCTGACGCTCGTCTTCTTCATCTTCGCGTTTGCGGTGCCGGTCATTCTTCCCCTCGGGCAGACCGACTACCTCATGCTCGGCATCTGCGCCCTCGGGCTCTACACGGCCACGTACGTCGCTGAGGTGCTGCGCTCCGGCATCAACACCGTGCCGGTGGGACAGGCCGAGGCCGCCCGTGCGATCGGCCTGCCGTTCGAGCAGGTCATGACGCTCATCGTCCTGCCGCAGGCGGCCAGGTCCGTCGTGCCCCCGATGATGAGCGTGCTCATCGCGCTGCTGAAGAACACGACGATCGCGGCGGGCTTCTCGGTGATGAACCTGGGCTCGATCCGCGCCTACATGTCCGAGCGGGGTGAGAACGCCATGGTGGTGCTCATCTGGGTCGCCGTCGTCTTCGTTGCGCTCGTCATGCTGCTCTCGTGGGCGCAGAACGCCCTCGAACGACACTGGAAGGTCGCACGATGA
- the sufU gene encoding Fe-S cluster assembly sulfur transfer protein SufU, producing MALDSLYQQVILDHARRRIGEGPLDPHDAAHFERNPSCGDELTMRIRLGTSSQGEAADTTGDSNGAGRIIEAIAWEGDGCSISMASASVLCDLSLGATTAETRERVDAFREMLRTRGGAEPSDEVEELLEDAVAFRGVAKFVMRVKCAMLSWVALEAALREAGS from the coding sequence ATGGCGCTGGACTCGCTCTACCAGCAAGTCATCCTCGACCACGCCAGGCGCCGCATCGGCGAGGGCCCGCTCGACCCGCACGACGCGGCGCACTTCGAACGCAACCCGAGCTGCGGCGATGAGCTGACCATGCGCATCCGGCTTGGGACCTCTTCGCAGGGCGAGGCCGCGGACACCACGGGCGACTCGAACGGTGCGGGCAGGATCATCGAGGCGATCGCCTGGGAGGGCGACGGGTGCAGCATCTCGATGGCCTCGGCCTCGGTGCTCTGCGACCTCTCCCTCGGTGCCACGACCGCCGAGACCCGCGAGCGCGTCGACGCCTTCCGCGAGATGCTGCGCACGCGCGGGGGCGCCGAGCCCTCGGACGAGGTCGAGGAGCTTCTCGAAGACGCCGTCGCGTTCCGGGGGGTGGCGAAATTCGTCATGCGCGTGAAGTGCGCCATGCTCTCCTGGGTGGCGCTCGAGGCGGCGCTGCGCGAGGCCGGGTCGTAG
- a CDS encoding glutamate ABC transporter substrate-binding protein produces MRKRKITALMGAGFAALLVLTGCAEGAPGAHEPLEFEVASDVALEGSPTYDAASQSGTIRVGVKEDQPGLGYLDATTGERSGFDVDIARWIAASLGFSEDQIEFQAIPSANREQALVNGDIDYYVGTYSITDERKTQIDFAGPYYVTGQGLLVRADSDIASEADLGADTNVCSATGSTPIQNIRDNYPEVPVTEFDTYSQCVEALTNNQVDVVTTDEAILLGYAAEQPEDLKVVGEPFTEENYGIGLPLGDDALRTFINDTLENGGETWQEIYDHNLGATGVAGEQPQVDRY; encoded by the coding sequence ATGCGCAAGCGCAAGATCACCGCATTGATGGGGGCCGGGTTCGCCGCCCTCCTCGTGCTTACCGGCTGTGCCGAAGGCGCACCGGGCGCCCATGAGCCGCTCGAGTTCGAGGTGGCGAGCGACGTCGCACTCGAAGGGTCGCCCACGTACGACGCGGCCAGTCAGAGTGGCACCATCCGTGTCGGCGTCAAGGAGGACCAGCCCGGCCTCGGCTACCTGGACGCCACGACGGGCGAGCGCAGCGGGTTCGACGTCGACATCGCGCGCTGGATCGCGGCGTCGCTCGGGTTCAGCGAGGACCAGATCGAGTTCCAGGCCATCCCCTCGGCGAACCGCGAGCAGGCACTCGTCAACGGCGACATCGACTACTACGTCGGCACCTACTCGATCACCGACGAGCGCAAGACGCAGATCGACTTCGCGGGTCCGTACTACGTGACCGGCCAGGGCCTGCTCGTCCGCGCCGACTCCGACATCGCGAGCGAGGCCGACCTGGGCGCCGACACGAACGTGTGCTCGGCGACCGGATCGACCCCGATCCAGAACATCCGCGACAACTACCCCGAGGTTCCCGTCACGGAGTTCGACACGTATTCGCAGTGCGTCGAGGCGCTCACGAACAACCAGGTCGACGTCGTCACGACCGACGAGGCGATCCTGCTCGGCTACGCGGCCGAGCAGCCTGAAGACCTCAAGGTCGTCGGGGAGCCCTTTACGGAGGAGAACTACGGCATCGGCCTGCCGCTGGGCGACGACGCCCTGCGCACGTTCATCAACGACACGCTCGAGAACGGCGGCGAGACCTGGCAGGAGATCTACGACCACAACCTCGGCGCCACCGGCGTCGCAGGCGAGCAGCCGCAGGTCGACCGGTACTAG
- a CDS encoding amino acid ABC transporter permease: MSSSVLYDVPGPTARARNAVFSVVTIIVVIALLGFVVYRLAVTGQFDAQKWSAFAYATIWTQILRALWATLSAFLVAGFGAVLLGFLLAVARLSDHAWIRWPATWIVEVLRAVPVLIMMMLLYYGLPYLGVRMEPFFAVVIGLIAYNGSVLAEVFRSGVQALPRGQREAGYAIGLRKSGVLMSVLMPQAVRAMLPVIIAQLVVTLKDTALGFIITYNELLYFARLLGTQNELGRPIIPVTIVVGAIYILVCVLLSWLAVVVQRRVSTSSRIAGGATAAQANVDGATTTELIGTQQADVPGGDRAGVGATAGVGGSVASRGGGDAGGGGGSGGGSGSGSGGISGDGDAGKPDAGDPDATGNSDRGGRGGGPAGGTANT, translated from the coding sequence ATGAGCTCGTCCGTTCTCTACGACGTCCCGGGCCCCACCGCGAGGGCGCGCAACGCCGTCTTCAGCGTCGTCACGATCATCGTGGTCATCGCGCTACTCGGCTTCGTCGTCTACCGGCTGGCGGTGACGGGCCAGTTCGATGCGCAGAAGTGGTCGGCGTTCGCCTATGCCACTATCTGGACGCAGATCCTGCGGGCGCTGTGGGCGACGCTCAGCGCGTTCCTGGTCGCCGGCTTCGGGGCGGTCCTGCTCGGGTTTCTCCTCGCCGTGGCGCGGCTCAGCGACCACGCCTGGATTCGCTGGCCGGCCACGTGGATCGTCGAGGTCCTCCGGGCGGTGCCCGTGCTCATCATGATGATGCTGCTGTACTACGGCTTGCCGTATCTGGGAGTGCGGATGGAGCCGTTCTTCGCGGTCGTCATCGGACTCATCGCGTACAACGGCTCGGTGCTCGCCGAGGTGTTCCGCAGCGGCGTGCAGGCGCTCCCGCGGGGCCAGCGCGAGGCCGGCTATGCGATCGGCCTGCGCAAGTCGGGCGTGCTCATGTCTGTCCTGATGCCGCAGGCCGTGCGGGCGATGCTGCCCGTCATCATCGCGCAGCTCGTCGTGACGCTGAAGGACACGGCGCTCGGCTTCATCATCACGTACAACGAACTGTTGTACTTCGCGCGCCTGCTCGGCACGCAGAACGAGCTCGGCCGTCCCATCATCCCCGTAACGATCGTCGTGGGCGCCATCTACATCCTCGTTTGCGTGCTGCTGTCGTGGCTCGCAGTTGTGGTGCAGCGGCGTGTGTCGACATCGTCGCGGATCGCGGGCGGCGCGACGGCAGCGCAGGCGAACGTCGACGGCGCAACGACCACCGAGCTCATCGGCACGCAGCAGGCAGACGTGCCCGGCGGAGATCGCGCCGGCGTCGGCGCGACTGCCGGTGTTGGCGGCAGTGTTGCCAGCCGTGGAGGCGGTGACGCCGGCGGTGGCGGTGGCAGTGGCGGTGGCAGTGGCAGTGGCAGCGGCGGGATCAGCGGCGACGGTGATGCCGGCAAGCCGGATGCCGGCGATCCGGATGCCACCGGCAACTCCGATCGTGGTGGTCGCGGCGGCGGCCCGGCCGGCGGAACGGCGAACACGTAA
- a CDS encoding TrmH family RNA methyltransferase encodes MIESPRNARVREVRRLQQKAERTSSGLFLLEGPQAVREALECRPELVTDLFVTPTALERHTDLGDLAFRHELELQFATEEAIDAMADTRTPQGVIAVCRQFPASIRTLFGQSSQAEGGDDRDGEPGPKLVAILEEVRDPGNAGTIIRAADAAGADAVILTGRTVDLYNPKVVRATTGSLFHLPIAVDIELDAVLARVREAGMQVIAADVKGDAITELSQDELARPTAWVFGNEARGLSDDNVALADRSVRVPIYGLAESMNLSTAASVVLYASAFAQRAGE; translated from the coding sequence ATGATCGAGAGCCCCCGCAACGCGCGCGTGCGCGAAGTACGCCGATTGCAGCAGAAGGCCGAGCGCACCTCGAGCGGACTCTTTCTGCTCGAAGGCCCGCAAGCCGTCCGAGAGGCGCTCGAGTGCCGGCCGGAACTGGTCACCGACCTCTTCGTGACGCCGACGGCGCTCGAGCGGCACACCGACCTCGGCGACCTCGCATTCCGGCACGAGCTCGAGCTGCAGTTCGCGACGGAAGAGGCGATCGATGCGATGGCGGACACGCGCACCCCCCAGGGCGTCATCGCGGTGTGCCGCCAGTTCCCGGCCTCGATCCGAACCCTCTTCGGCCAGTCGTCGCAGGCCGAGGGCGGCGACGACCGTGATGGCGAGCCCGGGCCAAAGCTCGTAGCGATCCTCGAGGAGGTGCGCGACCCGGGGAACGCCGGCACGATCATCCGCGCCGCCGACGCGGCCGGTGCCGACGCCGTCATCCTCACTGGGCGCACCGTCGACCTCTACAACCCCAAGGTCGTGCGCGCCACGACCGGCTCGCTCTTCCACCTGCCCATCGCCGTCGACATCGAGTTGGATGCCGTGCTCGCGCGAGTGCGTGAGGCTGGTATGCAGGTGATCGCGGCCGACGTGAAGGGGGATGCGATCACCGAGCTCTCTCAGGACGAACTCGCCCGTCCGACCGCGTGGGTCTTCGGCAACGAGGCACGCGGCCTGAGCGACGACAATGTCGCGCTCGCCGACCGCTCCGTGCGCGTGCCGATCTACGGGCTCGCTGAGTCGATGAATCTCTCGACGGCCGCGTCGGTCGTGCTGTACGCCTCTGCCTTCGCGCAGCGCGCGGGGGAGTAG
- a CDS encoding amino acid ABC transporter ATP-binding protein encodes MGSQREPLVVIENVEKHYGDFHALKHINLTVGRGEVVVVIGPSGSGKSTLCRAINRLETITSGVISIDGKVLPSEGRELAALRADVGMVFQSFNLFAHKTILENVTLGPIKVRKLSKAKAEEEAKALLDRVGVGHQAAKYPAQLSGGQQQRVAIARALAMRPKVMLFDEPTSALDPEMINEVLDVMVGLAKDGMTMIVVTHEMGFARKAADRVVFMSDGEILEDASPEEFFTTPKTDRAKDFLSKLITS; translated from the coding sequence ATGGGAAGCCAGCGCGAGCCGCTCGTCGTCATCGAGAATGTTGAAAAGCACTACGGCGACTTTCATGCACTGAAGCACATCAATCTCACCGTCGGACGAGGTGAGGTCGTCGTGGTGATCGGGCCCTCCGGGTCGGGCAAATCGACGCTCTGCCGCGCGATCAACCGGCTCGAGACGATCACCTCCGGGGTGATCTCGATCGACGGCAAGGTATTGCCGAGCGAGGGCCGCGAGCTCGCGGCGCTCCGGGCCGACGTGGGCATGGTGTTCCAGTCGTTCAATCTCTTCGCGCACAAGACCATCCTCGAGAACGTGACCCTCGGCCCCATCAAGGTGCGCAAGCTCTCCAAGGCGAAGGCCGAGGAAGAGGCGAAAGCGCTTCTCGACCGAGTGGGTGTCGGCCACCAGGCCGCCAAGTACCCGGCGCAGCTCTCCGGCGGCCAGCAACAGCGCGTCGCCATCGCGCGGGCGCTTGCCATGAGGCCGAAGGTCATGCTCTTCGATGAGCCCACCTCGGCGCTCGACCCCGAGATGATCAATGAGGTGCTCGACGTCATGGTGGGACTCGCGAAAGACGGGATGACCATGATCGTCGTGACGCATGAGATGGGCTTCGCCCGAAAGGCCGCCGATCGGGTCGTCTTCATGTCCGACGGAGAGATCCTCGAGGATGCGTCGCCCGAGGAGTTCTTCACAACCCCGAAGACGGACCGGGCAAAGGACTTCCTCTCGAAGCTCATCACCTCGTAG
- the rpmI gene encoding 50S ribosomal protein L35, whose amino-acid sequence MPKQKTHSGTKKRFKVTGSGKLMKQQAGMRHNLEVKAPGRKARLNQDQTIAKADVKAVKKLLGR is encoded by the coding sequence ATGCCGAAGCAGAAGACCCATTCGGGGACGAAGAAGCGCTTCAAGGTAACTGGTAGCGGCAAGCTCATGAAGCAGCAGGCCGGCATGCGACACAACCTCGAGGTGAAGGCGCCCGGCCGCAAGGCTCGCCTGAACCAGGACCAGACGATCGCGAAGGCCGACGTCAAGGCCGTCAAGAAGCTGCTCGGCCGCTAA
- a CDS encoding DUF1844 domain-containing protein — MTNPEPTDNVPGADLPENVVEAALRDIGDVPAVELISTMSVHLMSAAAVKCGLGDELGDDEKDLDEARKLISALAGLLTASLPYLGDHHARPLRDGLKAVQLAFREASTHPDPIGKGPGEDLTGPVFG; from the coding sequence GTGACGAATCCCGAGCCCACCGACAACGTACCGGGCGCCGATCTTCCAGAGAACGTCGTCGAAGCAGCGCTCCGCGACATCGGTGACGTGCCGGCCGTTGAGCTGATCTCGACGATGTCGGTGCACCTCATGAGCGCGGCGGCCGTGAAATGCGGGCTCGGAGACGAACTCGGCGACGACGAGAAGGACCTCGACGAGGCCCGCAAGCTCATCAGTGCCCTTGCAGGACTGCTCACGGCGTCGCTCCCTTACCTGGGCGACCATCACGCGCGTCCGCTGCGGGACGGACTGAAGGCCGTGCAACTCGCGTTCCGTGAAGCGTCCACGCACCCCGACCCCATCGGCAAGGGTCCTGGCGAAGACCTCACGGGACCGGTTTTCGGCTAG